In Sulfitobacter sp. LCG007, the sequence TTAAGGAAAACCGCGAAAATCATCGAGTGAACGGTACAATGCCGTGTACACAGCCGGCCCGGCGGAACGCAATGGGGCCCCGCCGGGTGGCGAGGCCCCTCTCAGGTTTCCGGGGTCGCATCACTCGACCAGCGGCAGGAGCTTGTTGAGGCTCTCCTTCGCGTCGCCGTAGAACATGCGGGTGTTTTCCTTGTAGAACAGCGGGTTCTCGATGCCGGAATAGCCGGTCCCCTGCCCGCGCTTGGAGACGAAGACCTGCTTGGCCTTCCAGCATTCGAGCACCGGCATGCCTGCGATGGGCGAATTGGGATCGTCCTGCGCGGCGGGGTTCACGATGTCGTTCGAGCCGATCACGATGGCGACATCCGTCGAGGGGAAGTCCTCGTTGATCTCGTCCATCTCGAGCACGATGTCGTAGGGCACCTTCGCTTCGGCCAGCAGCACGTTCATGTGCCCCGGCAGGCGTCCCGCGACGGGGTGGATGGCGAAGCGCACCTCCTTGCCCCTGGCGCGCAGCTTGCGCACCAGTTCGCTGACGGCGCCTTGGGCCTGGGCAACGGCCATGCCGTACCCTGGGATGATGATGACGCTGTCGGCCTCGTTGAGCGCGGCGGCGACGCCCTCGGCGTCGATGGCGACCATCTCGCCCTCCACCGCCATCGCGGGGCCGCCCGTGCCGCCGAAGCCGCCGAGGATGACCGAGACGAAGCTGCGGTTCATGGCCTTGCACATGATGTAGCTCAGGATCGCGCCCGAAGAGCCGACCAGCGCGCCGACGACGATCAGCAGGTCGTTGCCCAGCGAGAAGCCGATCGCGGCGGCGGCCCAGCCGGAATAGCTGTTCAGCATCGAGACGACGACGGGCATGTCGGCCCCGCCGATACCCATGATCAGATGGTAGCCGATGAATAAGGCGGCAAGCGTCATCACGAAGAGCGGGAAGAACCCGCCCGAGCCGAGATACCAGAAAAGGCAGAGCAGCGAGAGTGCGGCCGCGCCCGCGTTCAGCATGTGCCCGCCCGGAAGCTTGGTGGCAGCTGAGGTCACCTTGCCGGCGAGCTTGCCGAAGGCCACGACCGAGCCGGTAAAGGTGATCGCGCCGATAAAGACGCCGAGGAAGAGCTCTGCGCGCAGGATGTTCTGCTCGACGCTGTCCTTATGCGCGAGCACGGCTGCGAAGCCGTCCAGCGCCAACCGCTCGGCTTCGCCCATACCGAGCACACGGACCAGTTCGAAATGTGCGTTATAGCCGACGAAAACGGCAGCGAGGCCCACGAGCGAGTGCATGGCGGCGACGAGCTGGGGCATTTCGGTCATCTGGACGCGGGTTGCGACGACGAAGCCGATGACCCCGCCGGCGGCGATCAGCAGCAGCGAGAGCAGCCAGAGGCCCGATCCGGGTCCGATGAGGGTGGCGAAGACCGCGAGGCCCATGCCGGCGATGCCGTACCAGACGGCCCGCTTGGCGCTTTCCTGCCCCGACAGTCCCCCCAGCGAGAGGATGAAGAGGACGGCGGCCACAACGTAGGCGGCGGTGGTGAATCCGAATTCCATTGTGCCGCTCCTCAGGATTTCTGGAACATGGCGAGCATGCGCCGGGTGACGAGGAAGCCGCCGAATATGTTGATCCCGGCCATGAAGACCGAGAGCGCGGCAAGCAGGATGACGAGGAAGGATCCCGATCCGATCTGCATCAGGGCCCCCAGGATGATGATCGAGGAGATCGCGTTGGTCACGGCCATCAGGGGCGTGTGGAGGCTGTGCGAGACATTCCAGATGACCTGGAAGCCCACGAAGACGGCCAGCACGAAGACGATGAAATGCTGCATGAAGCTGGCTGGCGCCACGAGGCCCAGAAGCAACAGAAGGCCCGCCCCGACGGCGATCAGCGTGACCTGGTTTTTCGTCTGGGTCCGGAAGGCGGCGACTTCCTGCGCGCGTTTCTGCTCGGCCGTCAGTTCCTTCGGCTTTTCCTTCTTCGGCGCGGCGGCGATGGCCGCGACCTTGGGCGGTGGCGGCGGATAGGTCACTTCCTTGGCATGGGTGACGGTGGCGCCGCGGATCACGTCGTCTTCCATGTTGTGGTTCACGACGCCGTCCTTGGCGGGCGTCAGATCCGTCATCATGTGGCGGATGTTGGTCGCATAGAGCGTCGATGCCTGCGCGGCCATGCGGCTCGGGAAATCGGTATAGCCGACGATGGTGACGCCGTTGTCGGTGACGATCTTCTGATCCGCGACGGTCAGCTTGCAGTTGCCGCCCTTCTCGGCGGCGAGATCCACGATGACGGATCCGGGCTTCATCGCAGCGACCATGTCCTCGGTCCAGAGCTCCGGCGCCTCGCGGTTCGGAATCAGCGCGGTGCAGATGACGATATCCATGTCGGGCGCCATCTCGCGGAACTTCTCGAGCTGCTTCTCGCGGAACTCCGGGCTCGACGGCGCCGCGTAGCCGCCTGTGGCCGCGCTGTCCTGCGTGTTTTCCTCGAAA encodes:
- a CDS encoding NAD(P)(+) transhydrogenase (Re/Si-specific) subunit beta, whose amino-acid sequence is MEFGFTTAAYVVAAVLFILSLGGLSGQESAKRAVWYGIAGMGLAVFATLIGPGSGLWLLSLLLIAAGGVIGFVVATRVQMTEMPQLVAAMHSLVGLAAVFVGYNAHFELVRVLGMGEAERLALDGFAAVLAHKDSVEQNILRAELFLGVFIGAITFTGSVVAFGKLAGKVTSAATKLPGGHMLNAGAAALSLLCLFWYLGSGGFFPLFVMTLAALFIGYHLIMGIGGADMPVVVSMLNSYSGWAAAAIGFSLGNDLLIVVGALVGSSGAILSYIMCKAMNRSFVSVILGGFGGTGGPAMAVEGEMVAIDAEGVAAALNEADSVIIIPGYGMAVAQAQGAVSELVRKLRARGKEVRFAIHPVAGRLPGHMNVLLAEAKVPYDIVLEMDEINEDFPSTDVAIVIGSNDIVNPAAQDDPNSPIAGMPVLECWKAKQVFVSKRGQGTGYSGIENPLFYKENTRMFYGDAKESLNKLLPLVE
- a CDS encoding Re/Si-specific NAD(P)(+) transhydrogenase subunit alpha encodes the protein MRIGTPKETFAGERRVAMTPESAAMLQKLGHECLIEAGAGTAAGFADADYTAAGVKVVKTAPALWKEAEIIAKVRAPSETEIKRLKAGQTLISFFNPAGNTELMQAAADKGATVIAMDMVPRISRAQKMDALSSMANIAGYRAVIEAGNNFGRFFTGQVTAAGKVPPAKVLVIGAGVAGLAAIGTATSLGAITYAFDVRPEVAEQIESMGAEFVFLDFEENTQDSAATGGYAAPSSPEFREKQLEKFREMAPDMDIVICTALIPNREAPELWTEDMVAAMKPGSVIVDLAAEKGGNCKLTVADQKIVTDNGVTIVGYTDFPSRMAAQASTLYATNIRHMMTDLTPAKDGVVNHNMEDDVIRGATVTHAKEVTYPPPPPKVAAIAAAPKKEKPKELTAEQKRAQEVAAFRTQTKNQVTLIAVGAGLLLLLGLVAPASFMQHFIVFVLAVFVGFQVIWNVSHSLHTPLMAVTNAISSIIILGALMQIGSGSFLVILLAALSVFMAGINIFGGFLVTRRMLAMFQKS